The proteins below are encoded in one region of Deltaproteobacteria bacterium:
- a CDS encoding NAD(P)H-binding protein — MSNHSIGHKSSRQAWENENLFCHDLPSKPQSGIGKVLVTGASGYIGGRLVPELLARGYRVRVMVRAASPVYQDLWPEAEIVVADALGIDQLKIALEDIDTAYYLIHSLLLGLKEFVSVICNVLPIGKPKDYTISSKLREP; from the coding sequence ATGTCAAATCATTCCATTGGCCACAAGTCATCCAGGCAAGCGTGGGAAAACGAAAACCTCTTTTGCCACGATCTGCCGTCCAAACCGCAGTCGGGTATTGGTAAGGTTTTAGTGACGGGCGCTTCCGGCTATATCGGCGGGCGACTGGTTCCTGAACTATTGGCCCGTGGGTACAGGGTTAGAGTTATGGTCCGGGCAGCATCTCCTGTCTACCAAGACCTTTGGCCGGAGGCAGAGATCGTAGTGGCGGATGCGCTCGGAATCGACCAACTGAAAATCGCCCTGGAAGATATTGACACCGCCTATTATCTAATTCACTCTTTACTGCTGGGACTAAAAGAATTTGTCTCCGTTATCTGCAATGTGCTTCCAATAGGAAAACCAAAGGATTATACAATATCGTCTAAATTGCGTGAGCCATGA